In Pecten maximus chromosome 10, xPecMax1.1, whole genome shotgun sequence, one genomic interval encodes:
- the LOC117335735 gene encoding phosducin-like protein 3, whose translation MAAATTLDRANEILDDEALAEEKLLEELENEEIPSHLREARLQSLKNEAEQFKMMKQKSHGMYTEIMEEKQFLDMTTSEDRCVVHFFHSDFRRCAIMDTHLEKLSKTYFETKFSKINVDNAKFFVEKLKIRMLPALICFNKGIVCDRVIGFEELGNTDSFQTMLLEKRLGKSGVIDIPEEFKTKKTIFGHSKMHTNDDSSDDDD comes from the exons ATGGCGGCCGCGACAACACTCGATCGTGCAAATGAGATTCTTGATGACGAAGCTCTGGCGGAAGAG AAACTTCTGGAAGAGCTGGAAAATGAAGAAATCCCTTCTCACTTACGAGAAGCCAGGCTACAGAGTCTGAAGAATGAGGCTGAGCAATTTAAAATGATGAAGCAGAAAAGTCATGGCATGTACAC TGAGATCATGGAGGAGAAACAGTTTTTGGACATGACAACTAGTGAAGATCGGTGTGTCGTTCATTTCTTCCATTCTGACTTCAGACGATGTGCAATAATGGATACACATTTAGAG AAACTTTCAAAGACATATTTTGAAACAAAGTTTTCAAAGATTAATGTTGATAATGCAAAATTCTTTGTGGAGAAACTAAAGATAAGAATGCTGCCAGCTCTAATATGTTTTAACAAAGGCATAGTATGTGACAG AGTGATTGGATTTGAAGAACTTGGAAACACAGACAGCTTCCAGACGATGTTGTTGGAGAAGAGACTAGGGAAATCAG GAGTGATCGACATCCCAGAGGAGTTCAAAACAAAGAAGACGATATTTGGTCATAGTAAAATGCACACAAACGATGACAGCAGTGATGATGACGATTag
- the LOC117335733 gene encoding F-box/LRR-repeat protein 2-like, whose protein sequence is MQTDNDSDAGELHSGKEQLCCQEDAMEEIHITFPGDGVSAMTDLSTVSVSSTKMENSVHLDKDAEPEEVDYTHLVSIVENDIKDISKRISTAVIDFHLSCQEEDSVIEGHCSHFDFIPNEIILKIFSYFEPLHLCRQISPVSKRWRKLAYDASLWSLLDLNWNPHISSVDLCWIIKRLGCIRKLRLQNRQMLSVSEVSVFTEFCPLLTDVDLGFCSTCSADILECFILNCENLERINIEGCHLVADECCKVLAKAQHLRYLNFSHCIITDAGVSHLARNLLQIVSLNIDGIGWISDKSIMTLVEHQHKHLRWLDIDGAELTDRSMEAIASCSGLERLNVSFCELLTDITLQKIKKMERLTCLSLRKGTELTNAGMIDLFSSDALVNLTSLDLSDCGNLMDSAVLQILKCCGKNLKQLHLRWCCSLLEESVTAIVDTCSLLETLELVGLHKILGKCFDRIPKCMPHLTLLDLRQCNKINDNLIREMLCRKSDLKAFDYYGEDFRIQLQS, encoded by the exons ATGCAGACAGACAATGATTCAGATGCAGGGGAATTGCATAGTGGTAAGGAACAGCTTTGTTGTCAAGAGGATGCAATGGAAGAAATCCATATAACCTTTCCAGGAGATGGTGTCTCAGCCATGACAGATTTATCTACAGTTAGTGTGTCTTCTACAAAAATGGAAAATTCTGTTCATCTTGACAAAGATGCAGAACCAGAAGAGGTAGACTACACACATTTGGTGTCCATTGTAGAAAATGACATCAAAGATATAAGTAAGAGGATAAGTACAGCTGTGATAGACTTCCATTTGTCTTGTCAAGAGGAGGACAGTGTTATTGAAGGACACTGttcacattttgattttatccCTAATGagattattttgaaaatattttcctaTTTTGAGCCTCTGCACTTATGTAGACAAATTTCTCCTGTGTCTAAGCGATGGCGAAAGCTTGCATATGATGCTAGTTTGTGGTCTTTACTTGACCTTAATTGGAACCCACATATATCATCAGTGGACCTTTGCTGGATTATCAAAAGACTTGGATGTATCCGGAAACTTAGGCTTCAGAACCGACAGATGCTTAGTGTTTCGGAGGTGTCTGTCTTTACAGAGTTCTGTCCCTTGTTAACAGATGTTGACTTAGGGTTCTGCAGTACTTGTTCTGCTGATATACTGGAGTGTTTCATACTCAACTGTGAAAATTTGGAAAGGATCAATATTGAAGGGTGTCACTTGGTAGCCGATGAATGCTGTAAAGTACTGGCAAAGGCTCAACACCTGAGATATCTGAACTTTTcacactgtattataacagatGCTGGAGTGAGTCACTTAGCCAGGAATCTATTACAGATTGTCTCTCTCAATATTGACGGCATTGGATGGATAAGTGATAA GAGTATAATGACTTTGGTTGAGCACCAACATAAACACTTAAGGTGGCTGGACATTGATGGTGCTGAGCTTACTGACAGGTCCATGGAAGCAATAGCAAGTTGTTCAGGGCTAGAGAGATTGAATGTGTCCTTCTGTGAACTCTTGACTGATATCACACTGCAGAAAATAAAA AAAATGGAAAGGCTTACCTGTCTGTCTCTGAGGAAAGGGACTGAGTTGACCAATGCAGGAATGATTGACCTTTTCTCCTCAGATGCTCTGGTAAATTTGACCAGCCTGGACTTGTCTGACTGTGGTAACCTGATGGATTCAGCTGTACTACAGATCCTGAAGTG CTGTGGTAAGAATCTAAAACAACTACACTTACGCTGGTGCTGCAGTCTACTGGAAGAATCTGTCACTGCCATTGTAGATACCTGCAG CTTATTGGAAACCCTGGAGTTGGTTGGGCTACACAAGATTTTGGGAAAGTGTTTTGATAGAATTCCCAAATGTATGCCTCATCTCACCTTACTAGACCTTCGACAGTGTAACAAG ATTAATGATAACCTGATTCGAGAAATGCTTTGTAGGAAATCTGACCTAAAAGCTTTCGACTACTACGGAGAGGATTTTCGTATCCAGCTTCAGTCCTAG